The Streptomyces sp. RKND-216 genomic sequence CTGCTGCCGGAGGAGTTCGCCCGCACTCTCGGCGCGCGGAGCCTGCTCCTCGCCGCCGACGCCGTCACCGCGTACGCGGGCGCGCTGGGTGTCGCATCCGGCGCGGTCGTCGCGGCCGGCACCGGGATGATCGCCCTGGGCACGGACCTGCGCACCTGGCGGCGAGCCGACGGCTGGGGGCATCTGCTGGGTGACTGCGGCGGCGGCGCCTGGATCGGCCGCGCGGGCCTGGACGCCGCGCTGCGCGCCCACGACGGCCGGGAAGGCGGCTCCCCGGCGCTGCTGCGGCGCGCGGAGGAGACGTTCGGCCCCGCCGCCGGACTGCCCGGCCTGCTCTACCCCCGCAGCGACCGGCCCGCGCTGCTCGCCTCCTTCGCGCCGCAGGTCGCGGCCGCCGCCGACCCGGCCGGCGGGGACGGGGACGCGACAGCCCGCACCGTGCTGGCCGACGCGGCACGGGAGATCGCCCGGTCCGCGGCCGCGGCGTGCCCCGGACCGGACGGCCCGTCGCCCTCCGGCCAGGGCGCGGAGGCACCACAGGTGGCCCTGACCGGCGGGCTGTTCCGGATGGGCGAGGTGCTGCTGGAGCCGCTGCGCCGGGAGCTTGCCGTACGGCTGCCGCACGGCCGCACGGTCCCGGCCGCCGGCGACCCGCTGGACGGAGCCCTGCTGCTCGCCGCGCGGCGCGCGGCGGGCACCCCGGGCCTGCCGGAGGACGAGCGGCTGCTCACCGTGCACACGCCGCTCAGCGGGGCTTGACGGGATCGCACAGTCGTACCCGCGCGACGCGCGGTGCGA encodes the following:
- a CDS encoding BadF/BadG/BcrA/BcrD ATPase family protein, with the protein product MTASGAGWVLGVDSGGSGLRVALAPAAGVTSVAGGLADAVREECREPVRTGPEGIDARHLAAQVVPAARALLDRVGGQDGGLTAVCVGAAGMATLGAELRALLPEEFARTLGARSLLLAADAVTAYAGALGVASGAVVAAGTGMIALGTDLRTWRRADGWGHLLGDCGGGAWIGRAGLDAALRAHDGREGGSPALLRRAEETFGPAAGLPGLLYPRSDRPALLASFAPQVAAAADPAGGDGDATARTVLADAAREIARSAAAACPGPDGPSPSGQGAEAPQVALTGGLFRMGEVLLEPLRRELAVRLPHGRTVPAAGDPLDGALLLAARRAAGTPGLPEDERLLTVHTPLSGA